The window ATCTATTTCATATCGGTTCAATTCCCGGAATATCGGAAACCATGAAAGCACGGTTCTTATTTCTTCAGCTAGCATTATTCCCCACTCCTAATCGTGTAGTTAAAAAAACATTTGTGGATTATGTACTTAAAATTCTGCTCCAGCTAGAGACGAGCCCAGGCTCATTGCAGCCCATTATCCCATGTTAAGGATAAGAAAGCCCTCCTAAAGTTCTGAATCATTCACCTACCTATTCGTGCAATTGGCACCCCAAATAAGCCTCTAAGGATAAGCACCACGGGGATAGACGGTTTTTATCTGTCGTAAGTGTCCTAGCTTTTATTCATGTCACCTTTTATTGTATCAAATCAAATGATTGAGGTAAGAAAATATTCCGTGTCAAAATCTTGACATCTGTTGGGATTAATTCCCACAAACATTCACGAACATTAGCAATATATTTTTCTTTTTTAACGAACGTCTATTCGCTACAATAGAGGAGATGGGGTGATGTAAATGAAATTGAGGAAAAACCTCCAAGAGATGCTTGAAAAATTAAAGCTTGATGAACAATTTAAAAATAATATTGTTCATTGGCATACAATTGATGAAAAACCGGCCAGAACGAAATCGATGCCGGAACAACTGAATCCGTTATTAAAAAAGGCCCTGGAACATAGAGGGGTTTCTGAATTATATACTCACCAGAAAACCGCATTTGAAACAGCGATGTCCGGACAAAGCATCACGGCCGTCACTCCGACCGCCTCGGGGAAAACTCTATGCTATAATCTGCCCGTCCTGCAGACAATCCTGAATGACAGCAGTTCGAGGGCATTATATATGTTTCCAACCAAGGCGCTTGCCCAGGACCAAAAGAGTGAAATTAATGAATTGATCCAGGAAGCGGGCCTTGATATCAATAGCTATACGTACGATGGAGATACACCGGCGAACATTCGGCAAAGAGTTCGAAAGGCCGGCCATGTTGTCATAACGAATCCTGACATGCTCCACAGTGCGATATTGCCACATCATACAAAATGGGTTTCGCTGTTTGAAAACCTTAAGTTTGTCGTAATTGACGAACTGCACACATATAGGGGTGTGTTCGGCAGCCATGTCGCGAATGTCATACGCCGGCTTAAGCGGATATGCAGCTATTATGGGAGCAATCCTGTGTTCATTTGTACCTCTGCAACAATCGCCAATCCGCTTGAACTGGCAGAGACCTTGACTGAAACCCATATGGTTTTGGTCGACAATAATGGGGCTCCAACGGGAAGGAAGCATTTTGTTTTTTATAATCCGCCTGTCATTAATAAACCCCTGAACTTGAGGCGAAGCGCAACCCTCGAAGTAAGGAGGATAGCGGGGGAGCTGCTGCGAAATAAAATCCAGACAATTGTTTTTGCCCGGAGCCGGGTTAGGGTTGAAATTATCCTGACGTATCTTCAGGAGCTTGTCAAAAATCAGCTTGGCCCAAAATCGATTATGGGCTACCGCGGCGGTTATTTGCCAGCCGAGCGGCGCCGGATTGAAAAGGGTCTTCGAAATGGTGAGATATACGGCGTCGTCAGCACGAATGCCCTTGAGCTGGGGGTAGACATCGGCCAGCTTCAAGTTTGCATTATGACCGGATATCCGGGAACAATCTCGAGTGCCTGGCAGCAAGCAGGCCGTGCCGGAAGACGGCATGGAGAAGCGCTTGTGATTATGGTTGCAAGCTCAAGCCCGCTCGACCAGTATGTCATCCAGAATCCGGATTATTTTTTCAATAAGAGCCCGGAAACAGCCAGAATAAATCCGGACAATTTGATCATCCTTATTGACCACCTAAAGTGTGCAGCCTACGAGCT is drawn from Bacillus sp. FJAT-18017 and contains these coding sequences:
- a CDS encoding DEAD/DEAH box helicase, yielding MKLRKNLQEMLEKLKLDEQFKNNIVHWHTIDEKPARTKSMPEQLNPLLKKALEHRGVSELYTHQKTAFETAMSGQSITAVTPTASGKTLCYNLPVLQTILNDSSSRALYMFPTKALAQDQKSEINELIQEAGLDINSYTYDGDTPANIRQRVRKAGHVVITNPDMLHSAILPHHTKWVSLFENLKFVVIDELHTYRGVFGSHVANVIRRLKRICSYYGSNPVFICTSATIANPLELAETLTETHMVLVDNNGAPTGRKHFVFYNPPVINKPLNLRRSATLEVRRIAGELLRNKIQTIVFARSRVRVEIILTYLQELVKNQLGPKSIMGYRGGYLPAERRRIEKGLRNGEIYGVVSTNALELGVDIGQLQVCIMTGYPGTISSAWQQAGRAGRRHGEALVIMVASSSPLDQYVIQNPDYFFNKSPETARINPDNLIILIDHLKCAAYELPFKKDEEFGGLGTEELLEYLVEERVLYQNGDKWYWMNDSFPAHNISLRSASQENVIIIDQSDIANVSVIGEMDTFSAMTLLHDEAIYLHQGIQYQVEKLDWDEKKAYVREVDVDYYTDANLAVQLKVLEVDKLSERNGVEIGYGDVSVRAMATIFKKIKFETHDNIGSGPIFLPEMELHTSSAWVSLEDNLDELKHDRLEQGLIGASHALSNIAPLFVMADPQDIHVVPQVKADHNEKPTIFFYDSYPGGVGLSDKLYAGMELVLEEAAAMIERCPCEEGCPSCIGMDATSMTAKKDAFKITNHFLAAARNARL